A DNA window from Parabacteroides johnsonii DSM 18315 contains the following coding sequences:
- a CDS encoding DUF6722 family protein gives MGKFMEQQEALKALREMKRVKKEAMAKYFYDLSKLAFAAMVLGGMVSFFQDADLKWGIVIVLGMLMAISFCITGNNLLK, from the coding sequence ATGGGGAAATTCATGGAACAACAAGAGGCTTTGAAGGCTTTGAGAGAGATGAAAAGGGTTAAAAAAGAAGCGATGGCGAAGTATTTCTACGATTTATCGAAGTTGGCTTTTGCGGCAATGGTATTAGGAGGGATGGTTTCATTCTTTCAAGATGCAGATTTGAAGTGGGGAATCGTTATCGTATTGGGAATGCTGATGGCCATTAGTTTTTGTATAACGGGTAATAACTTATTAAAATAG
- a CDS encoding ATP-dependent helicase — MEEYLKQLNESQREAVVYTDGPSLVVAGAGSGKTRVLTYKIAYLLRQGLPPQSILALTFTNKAAREMKERIASLTDERTARRLWMGTFHSIFSRILRSEAERIGYPSNFTIYDATDSKSLLRSIMKEMQLDDKVYRLGMVQSRISNAKNALITYKAYEQNKELVQHDIDSKVPLLREIYKRYQNRCQQAGAMDFDDLLLQTNILFRDHPDVLEKYRSFFQFVLVDEYQDTNFAQHLIVQRLCEVHRRICVVGDDAQSIYSFRGANIDNILQFKNQYPGCRIFKLERNYRSTQNIVNAANSLIHKNTKQIQKTVYSEKEEGSKVAICSSYSDYEEGYAVAGKINDMRMRNYDYADFAILYRTNAQSRILEEALRKRGIPYKIYGGLSFYQRKEVKDVISYLRLIVNPHDEEAFKRVLNYPARGIGDTTLNKLIVAATDHNVSLWTVLNDPIGYALPVNNGTAKKLSDFRELISGFIERNVKLSAEEIAAAVVKESGIVSVLFQDRSVEGISKQENLQELLKGIAEFCEIRREEGAEHVSLADFLSEVSLLTDQDNDKEEQANKVTMMTVHAAKGLEFRNVFVVGLEEDLFPSAMSKDNPRAVEEERRLFYVAITRAEENCVLTYAKSRYRNGQSAMCSPSRFLRDIDTKYIYASADVATDGSFAGTRRSSAFSSPFRQPKAMEEDAYVSPVAQAVGRQARLTRMEAASSSPSSVSTSDLSGLYVGAKVQHDRFGEGEVTAIEGEGGNAKATVSFAHFGQKQLLLKFARLTIIE; from the coding sequence GTGGAAGAATATCTGAAACAATTAAATGAAAGTCAGCGCGAAGCAGTTGTCTATACCGACGGGCCTTCGCTTGTGGTAGCCGGGGCCGGATCGGGAAAGACACGCGTGCTGACCTATAAGATAGCTTATCTGTTAAGGCAAGGGTTGCCTCCCCAAAGTATTCTGGCACTTACTTTTACCAATAAGGCGGCACGCGAGATGAAAGAGCGTATCGCCTCCCTGACGGACGAACGGACGGCACGACGGTTATGGATGGGAACGTTCCATTCCATCTTTTCCCGTATTCTCCGTTCCGAGGCGGAGCGTATCGGCTATCCGTCCAATTTTACCATTTACGATGCGACAGATTCCAAAAGCTTGCTCCGTTCCATTATGAAGGAGATGCAGCTCGATGACAAAGTGTATCGGCTGGGAATGGTGCAAAGTCGTATCTCGAATGCGAAAAACGCGCTTATTACCTATAAGGCGTATGAGCAGAACAAGGAGTTGGTGCAACATGATATAGATTCGAAAGTCCCTTTGTTGCGTGAGATATATAAGCGGTATCAGAACCGTTGCCAACAAGCGGGGGCGATGGATTTCGACGATTTGTTGTTGCAAACGAACATCCTCTTCCGCGATCATCCGGACGTATTGGAGAAATACAGGAGCTTTTTCCAGTTTGTGCTGGTGGACGAGTATCAGGATACGAACTTTGCACAGCATCTGATCGTTCAGCGTTTGTGCGAAGTGCATCGGCGTATCTGTGTGGTTGGGGATGATGCGCAAAGTATCTATTCTTTCCGAGGAGCCAATATCGATAATATCCTGCAATTCAAGAACCAGTATCCGGGTTGCCGTATTTTCAAACTGGAACGGAATTACCGTTCGACACAGAATATTGTGAATGCGGCAAACAGCCTGATCCATAAGAACACGAAGCAGATCCAAAAAACCGTTTATTCGGAAAAGGAGGAAGGGAGCAAAGTCGCCATCTGTTCGTCCTATTCCGATTATGAAGAGGGATATGCTGTTGCCGGTAAGATTAACGATATGAGGATGCGGAATTATGATTATGCCGATTTTGCCATCCTGTACCGGACAAATGCACAGTCTCGCATCTTGGAAGAAGCTTTGCGTAAAAGGGGAATCCCTTATAAGATATACGGAGGTCTGTCTTTCTATCAGCGTAAGGAAGTGAAGGATGTCATCTCATATCTTCGCCTGATTGTCAACCCGCATGATGAGGAGGCCTTCAAACGTGTGCTCAACTATCCGGCTCGAGGGATAGGCGATACGACTCTCAATAAATTAATCGTTGCCGCCACTGATCATAACGTCAGTTTGTGGACCGTGTTGAACGATCCGATCGGGTACGCTTTGCCGGTCAATAATGGTACGGCAAAGAAGCTAAGTGATTTCCGGGAGCTTATTTCCGGTTTTATCGAACGTAATGTTAAACTCTCTGCCGAAGAAATCGCTGCAGCGGTGGTGAAGGAGAGCGGCATTGTCAGTGTCTTGTTTCAGGATCGTTCGGTGGAAGGGATCAGCAAGCAGGAAAACTTGCAGGAGTTATTGAAAGGCATTGCCGAGTTTTGCGAGATACGCCGCGAAGAAGGAGCGGAGCATGTATCGCTTGCCGACTTCCTGTCTGAGGTGTCGTTATTGACAGATCAGGATAACGATAAGGAAGAACAGGCAAACAAGGTGACAATGATGACGGTGCATGCAGCCAAAGGTTTGGAGTTCCGGAATGTTTTCGTTGTCGGGTTGGAAGAGGACCTGTTCCCTTCTGCCATGTCGAAAGACAATCCGAGGGCGGTGGAGGAAGAACGCCGCCTTTTCTACGTCGCTATTACCCGTGCGGAGGAAAATTGTGTGCTGACATATGCCAAAAGCCGTTACCGTAATGGCCAGAGTGCGATGTGTTCGCCCAGCCGCTTCTTGAGAGATATCGATACCAAATATATTTATGCGTCGGCAGATGTTGCTACTGATGGTTCATTTGCCGGCACCCGTCGTTCTTCGGCTTTTTCCTCTCCTTTCCGCCAACCGAAGGCAATGGAAGAAGACGCTTATGTCTCTCCGGTCGCTCAGGCAGTCGGACGGCAGGCACGTCTGACACGGATGGAAGCGGCTTCTTCGTCTCCCTCTTCTGTTTCGACGTCTGATCTGTCAGGATTGTATGTCGGGGCTAAAGTCCAGCACGATCGTTTCGGGGAAGGTGAGGTGACTGCCATTGAAGGAGAAGGCGGTAATGCGAAAGCAACCGTTTCGTTTGCCCATTTCGGTCAAAAACAACTGCTTTTGAAGTTTGCACGCTTGACAATTATCGAATAA
- a CDS encoding glycoside hydrolase family 127 protein — MMIPFKVKTFSFLLACACSTAGMAQVVNDSPVRQVKISGYVGTRIADCIERRVKAQDVDHLVEPFRHQNEKSRWQSEFWGKWIQGAIASYRYNRDPELYRIIKDAAESLMATQQPNGYIGNYAPEYQLQQWDVWGRKYTSLGLIAWYDLSGDKKALEAACKVVDHLMTQVGPGKVDIVSTGNYIGMPSSSVLEPVMYLYNRTKEERYLDFAKYIVGQWETPGGPQLISKAIAEVPVANRFPHPKTWFSRENGQKAYEMMSCYEGLLELYKVTGNPLYLSVVEKTVGHIVREEINVAGSGSAFECWYGGKERQTQPTYHTMETCVTFTWMQLCNRLLQMTGNSLYADYMETAIYNALMASLKADASQIAKYSPLEGWRHEGEEQCGMHINCCNANGPRAFAMIPGFAYQVQDDCVRVNFYAPSEAELVLPGKKSVWLRQTTEYPRTDQIEIEVDPTKETTFTIALRIPAWSKIATVSVNGRPEAGVLQGAYLPVNRKWKKGDRITVKLDLRARLVERNQAQAIVRGPLVLARDSRFGDGSVDEASVVVSKDGYVELTPVEAPDFAWLAFTAPMVLGTDLESHRTPRQIHFCDFASAGNTWDKTQRYRVWLPKTLNVMHSPYKPYNQ, encoded by the coding sequence ATGATGATTCCGTTTAAGGTGAAAACCTTCTCTTTCCTGTTGGCTTGTGCCTGCTCGACGGCAGGGATGGCGCAAGTAGTGAATGACTCTCCTGTGAGACAGGTAAAAATATCCGGTTATGTAGGGACTCGAATCGCAGATTGTATCGAACGTCGTGTGAAAGCGCAGGATGTTGATCATCTGGTCGAACCGTTCCGCCACCAGAACGAGAAGTCGCGCTGGCAAAGCGAGTTTTGGGGGAAATGGATACAGGGGGCGATCGCTTCTTATCGTTATAACCGGGACCCGGAACTGTACCGGATCATAAAGGATGCGGCCGAATCGCTTATGGCAACACAACAGCCGAACGGCTATATCGGGAACTATGCACCGGAATACCAGTTGCAGCAATGGGATGTCTGGGGGCGCAAGTATACTTCATTGGGATTGATTGCCTGGTATGATCTGTCGGGGGATAAGAAAGCATTGGAGGCGGCTTGCAAAGTTGTCGATCATCTGATGACACAGGTCGGGCCCGGAAAAGTGGATATCGTCTCGACCGGTAATTATATCGGTATGCCGAGCTCGTCCGTTCTCGAACCTGTCATGTATCTGTATAACCGGACGAAAGAGGAACGTTATCTTGATTTTGCCAAATACATTGTCGGACAGTGGGAGACGCCTGGCGGTCCGCAGTTGATCAGTAAAGCCATTGCCGAAGTGCCTGTTGCCAACCGTTTCCCGCATCCGAAAACTTGGTTTTCGAGGGAGAACGGACAGAAAGCGTATGAAATGATGTCCTGCTACGAAGGGTTGCTCGAACTCTATAAGGTAACAGGCAATCCGCTTTATCTTTCTGTTGTGGAAAAGACAGTCGGGCATATCGTACGTGAAGAGATCAATGTGGCCGGATCGGGCAGCGCGTTCGAATGTTGGTATGGTGGGAAGGAACGGCAGACACAGCCTACCTACCATACGATGGAAACTTGCGTGACCTTTACCTGGATGCAGCTTTGTAACCGCCTGTTGCAGATGACGGGCAATTCCCTGTATGCCGATTATATGGAGACGGCTATCTATAATGCTTTGATGGCTTCTTTGAAAGCGGATGCCTCACAGATAGCCAAATACAGTCCGCTGGAGGGTTGGCGCCATGAAGGGGAGGAGCAATGCGGCATGCATATCAACTGTTGCAACGCGAACGGTCCGCGTGCTTTTGCCATGATTCCCGGGTTCGCTTATCAGGTACAGGACGATTGTGTCCGGGTGAATTTCTATGCTCCCTCGGAAGCGGAGTTAGTGTTGCCGGGCAAGAAGTCGGTCTGGTTGAGGCAAACGACCGAATATCCGCGGACTGATCAGATCGAGATAGAGGTCGATCCGACGAAAGAGACAACTTTCACCATTGCCTTGCGTATCCCGGCATGGAGCAAGATTGCGACAGTTTCCGTAAATGGGAGACCAGAGGCCGGTGTCCTGCAAGGTGCTTACTTGCCGGTGAACCGTAAGTGGAAAAAGGGCGACCGGATCACTGTTAAGCTCGATTTGCGTGCCCGTCTGGTGGAAAGGAACCAGGCGCAGGCCATTGTGCGCGGTCCGCTTGTTTTGGCTCGTGACAGTCGTTTCGGGGATGGTTCTGTCGATGAGGCGTCTGTTGTTGTGAGTAAGGATGGATATGTGGAGTTGACACCTGTGGAGGCTCCTGATTTTGCTTGGTTGGCTTTTACTGCCCCGATGGTATTGGGAACGGACTTGGAAAGCCACCGGACTCCGAGGCAGATTCATTTCTGCGATTTTGCTTCTGCGGGGAATACTTGGGACAAAACACAGCGTTACCGGGTGTGGTTGCCGAAGACATTGAATGTGATGCATTCACCTTATAAACCGTATAACCAGTAA
- the dnaB gene encoding replicative DNA helicase, with the protein MAERGKNTGGKGRQKPVIVPDMGRLQPQARELEEAVLGALMLEKDAYSIVSEILKPESFYEKAHEKIYAAIVDLAISQRPVDMLTVTEQLKKRGELEEVGGPFYISQLTSKVASSAHIEYHARIIAQKYLARELISFTAMIQGKAFDESIDVEDLMQEAEGKLFEISQRNVKKDVTQINPVIKEAMVMLEKAANQKEGLSGLRTGFEGLDKMTSGWQNSDLIIIAARPAMGKTAFVLSMAKNMAVNHNTPVALFSLEMSNVQLVNRLIVNVCEIPGEKIKSGRLENYEWEQLDFKIKELYDAPIYVDDTPSLSVFELRTKARRLVREHGIKIIIIDYLQLMNASGMSFGSREQEVSTISRSLKGLAKELNIPIIALSQLNRGVEARQGVEGKRPQLADLRESGAIEQDADMVCFIHRPEYYKITEDERGNSLIGLAEIIIAKHRNGAVGDVRLRFKSEFAKFMNVDEDVPVREFSSNMNGSDPMETMPPIPPAGADFLAPGNNEVPF; encoded by the coding sequence ATGGCAGAAAGAGGAAAAAATACAGGAGGAAAAGGAAGACAGAAACCGGTTATAGTACCTGATATGGGGCGTTTGCAACCACAAGCCCGTGAGTTGGAAGAGGCGGTGTTAGGCGCTCTGATGCTTGAAAAGGATGCCTATTCCATCGTCAGCGAGATCTTGAAACCGGAGAGTTTCTATGAGAAAGCACATGAGAAAATTTATGCAGCCATCGTAGATTTGGCGATCAGCCAGCGTCCGGTGGATATGCTGACCGTCACCGAGCAACTGAAGAAACGCGGCGAGCTGGAAGAGGTAGGCGGCCCGTTCTATATCTCCCAGCTGACCAGCAAGGTGGCCAGTAGCGCCCACATCGAATATCATGCCCGTATCATCGCCCAGAAATACCTGGCACGTGAGCTGATTTCTTTCACTGCCATGATACAGGGCAAGGCTTTTGATGAGTCGATCGATGTGGAAGATCTTATGCAGGAGGCGGAAGGAAAGCTTTTTGAGATTTCCCAGCGTAATGTGAAGAAAGATGTTACCCAGATCAATCCTGTCATCAAGGAAGCGATGGTTATGCTTGAGAAGGCTGCCAATCAAAAAGAAGGGTTGAGCGGTCTGCGCACTGGTTTCGAAGGATTAGACAAAATGACGTCCGGATGGCAGAACTCCGATCTTATCATCATTGCCGCCCGTCCTGCGATGGGTAAGACGGCTTTCGTCCTTTCGATGGCTAAGAATATGGCGGTGAACCATAACACGCCGGTGGCTTTGTTCTCTCTTGAAATGAGTAACGTCCAGCTTGTCAACCGTCTGATCGTGAACGTATGTGAGATTCCGGGCGAGAAGATCAAGAGCGGGCGTCTGGAAAACTATGAATGGGAACAGTTGGACTTTAAGATAAAAGAATTGTATGATGCACCGATTTATGTAGACGATACGCCGAGTCTTTCGGTATTCGAACTGCGTACGAAGGCCCGCCGCCTGGTGCGTGAGCATGGTATTAAGATCATCATTATCGACTACCTTCAGCTGATGAATGCGAGCGGCATGAGTTTCGGCAGCCGTGAACAGGAGGTAAGTACCATTTCACGGTCGTTGAAAGGATTGGCGAAGGAACTGAATATTCCGATCATTGCCCTGTCTCAGTTGAACCGTGGTGTCGAGGCGCGTCAGGGCGTGGAGGGAAAACGTCCGCAGCTGGCCGACTTGCGTGAGTCCGGTGCTATCGAGCAGGATGCCGATATGGTTTGTTTCATCCATCGTCCCGAATATTATAAGATAACGGAAGACGAGCGTGGAAATTCCCTGATCGGCCTGGCGGAGATTATTATTGCCAAACATCGTAACGGTGCGGTTGGAGATGTCCGTCTCCGTTTCAAGAGCGAGTTCGCCAAATTTATGAATGTGGATGAAGATGTCCCGGTCCGTGAGTTCTCCTCCAATATGAACGGTTCGGACCCGATGGAAACAATGCCTCCTATACCGCCGGCCGGTGCCGATTTCTTGGCTCCCGGCAATAATGAGGTGCCGTTTTGA
- a CDS encoding AraC family transcriptional regulator, with protein sequence MGILERKIIHERTTLCSHIPYPQFVLPRHKHIEYEIMLFTSGSGKQFVGEGVLDYQQGDIALIGSNVPHLHLCNAKLNPAMSFEPSAGEALQFHPKMFPSELEEVPDYQFIYQLLQKSQYGIRFYDKELFEELRQRFQEIDRYEYTHRIIGLFRILELLSTCKSTKLMSATAYSSTNFAVEANEPVSKIYTYLFNHYKEKITLREIADYVKQNPSALCRYFRQRTDKSIFQCLAEIRVEHACKLLSYSNLSVSQIAYESGYGNVPYFIKQFESITRQTPKEYRISLLQGSENRIKSSTFGAR encoded by the coding sequence ATGGGTATACTGGAACGTAAAATCATTCATGAACGGACAACATTATGCAGTCATATCCCTTATCCTCAATTCGTATTGCCCCGTCATAAGCATATAGAATATGAGATTATGCTGTTTACTTCTGGAAGTGGAAAACAGTTTGTCGGGGAAGGGGTTCTTGACTATCAGCAGGGTGACATTGCCTTGATTGGCAGTAATGTTCCGCATTTGCACCTTTGTAATGCCAAATTGAATCCTGCGATGAGTTTTGAACCAAGTGCCGGAGAGGCTTTGCAGTTTCATCCGAAAATGTTTCCTTCTGAGTTGGAGGAGGTTCCTGATTACCAATTTATTTATCAGTTGCTTCAGAAGAGCCAATATGGGATACGTTTTTATGATAAAGAGTTGTTCGAGGAATTGAGACAACGGTTTCAAGAAATCGATCGTTACGAATATACCCACCGAATAATAGGCCTGTTCCGTATTTTGGAGCTATTGTCCACTTGTAAAAGCACGAAGCTGATGTCCGCTACGGCATATAGCAGTACAAATTTTGCTGTAGAGGCGAATGAGCCGGTCAGTAAAATATATACTTATTTGTTCAACCATTATAAAGAGAAAATCACATTGCGGGAAATTGCTGACTATGTCAAGCAGAATCCGTCGGCGCTATGTCGGTATTTCCGGCAACGGACAGATAAAAGCATTTTCCAATGTCTTGCAGAAATTCGGGTTGAACATGCTTGTAAATTATTGTCGTATTCTAATTTGAGTGTCTCTCAAATAGCCTACGAATCAGGCTATGGTAATGTTCCATATTTTATCAAGCAATTTGAAAGTATAACCCGGCAAACTCCCAAGGAGTATCGTATTTCTCTTTTGCAAGGTTCGGAGAACCGGATAAAAAGTAGTACATTTGGTGCCCGATAA
- a CDS encoding sulfite exporter TauE/SafE family protein, producing MDFSIWIQSPYDWGILFLSALFVGISKTGIQGLSLLAVPMMAVTFGAKPSTGLILPILCLADLMAVWYYRRIAEWQYVLKLLPSALVGFAVALFVDKLVPPTEFKHLMGSCLLVVLLVMFWSDWKGKENSLSNHWWYGPLFGLMGGFTTMIGNAAGPVMAIYLLSVKMPKYNFVGTNAWFFLVVNYLKIPIQVFAWDNITLSSLMLDACTIPFIIIGGVLGIILVKKLPEKGFRYFTTAVTCLSVLMLLI from the coding sequence ATGGACTTTTCAATATGGATACAGTCACCTTACGACTGGGGAATATTATTTTTATCCGCCCTGTTTGTCGGTATATCCAAAACCGGTATTCAAGGCCTCAGCCTTCTTGCAGTGCCAATGATGGCTGTGACTTTCGGGGCCAAACCCTCTACCGGCCTGATATTGCCGATTTTGTGTTTGGCCGATCTGATGGCCGTTTGGTATTATCGCAGGATAGCCGAATGGCAATACGTGCTGAAATTGTTGCCGTCAGCTTTAGTGGGATTTGCAGTAGCTCTGTTTGTCGACAAACTGGTTCCCCCTACAGAATTCAAGCATTTAATGGGAAGTTGCCTTTTGGTAGTGCTGCTTGTCATGTTTTGGTCAGACTGGAAAGGTAAGGAAAACTCCCTTTCCAATCATTGGTGGTATGGCCCCTTATTCGGGTTAATGGGAGGTTTTACCACCATGATAGGCAATGCTGCGGGTCCTGTGATGGCCATTTACCTACTATCTGTTAAAATGCCCAAATACAATTTTGTGGGGACGAATGCTTGGTTTTTCCTGGTCGTCAACTATCTGAAGATTCCCATACAGGTATTTGCCTGGGATAATATCACCCTTTCCTCTCTGATGCTGGATGCCTGTACCATCCCTTTTATCATCATAGGCGGAGTCTTGGGTATCATCTTGGTTAAAAAACTGCCGGAAAAAGGCTTCCGCTATTTCACAACAGCGGTTACCTGCTTGTCGGTATTGATGTTATTAATTTAA
- a CDS encoding PDDEXK nuclease domain-containing protein, which translates to MGNFRGYAALLRKIKQRVLTAQQRVIYAANEEMLRMYWDVGEMLQQSQDADGWGKKTLQRLSVDLKNDYSEIKGFTVRNMQYMVQFSNEYNQALTMVKSSASPIAKSLISQLGEYNFNLPVKHLDWTHNLVLMKQVKDIRARYWYMMQSITNHWTTRYLQEAIKLDDYGKHGALANNFAETLPAPEANDVKSMLKDPYIFDMLTFTDQYNERDVEIGLVRHVEKFLVEMGAGFAFMGRQYHIEVSGDDYYIDILMYNAFLHRYLVIELKDTEFMPEYIGKLNFYCSAVDDILCREGDNRTIGLLLCKNKDRIKAEYALRGIQKPIGISDYELGQALPKDIRGSLPTIEEIEKELGLK; encoded by the coding sequence ATGGGTAATTTTCGAGGTTATGCAGCACTACTTCGAAAAATCAAGCAAAGAGTACTGACCGCTCAGCAAAGGGTGATTTATGCCGCCAATGAAGAGATGCTTCGGATGTATTGGGACGTTGGCGAAATGTTGCAGCAAAGCCAGGATGCGGACGGTTGGGGTAAGAAAACGTTGCAACGGTTGTCAGTGGATTTGAAAAACGATTACTCTGAGATAAAAGGTTTCACTGTACGCAATATGCAATATATGGTGCAGTTTTCCAATGAGTACAATCAAGCACTTACGATGGTAAAAAGTTCTGCTTCTCCAATTGCGAAATCACTGATTTCGCAATTAGGTGAGTATAATTTTAACCTCCCTGTCAAGCACTTGGATTGGACGCACAATCTCGTGTTGATGAAGCAGGTTAAAGACATTCGTGCCCGCTATTGGTATATGATGCAAAGCATCACCAATCATTGGACGACACGCTATCTGCAAGAAGCCATCAAACTTGATGATTACGGCAAGCATGGAGCGTTGGCGAACAATTTCGCTGAAACGCTGCCTGCACCGGAAGCAAATGATGTAAAATCCATGCTCAAAGATCCGTATATATTCGATATGTTGACTTTCACCGACCAATACAATGAGCGTGATGTAGAAATCGGTTTAGTGAGGCATGTGGAGAAATTTCTCGTGGAAATGGGAGCTGGTTTTGCTTTTATGGGCCGGCAGTATCACATAGAGGTGTCGGGTGATGATTACTATATTGACATATTAATGTATAATGCGTTTTTGCATAGATATTTAGTGATTGAGTTGAAAGATACGGAGTTTATGCCGGAGTATATCGGCAAACTGAATTTTTACTGTTCTGCTGTGGATGACATTCTTTGCCGAGAAGGAGATAACCGGACTATTGGACTGCTGCTTTGCAAGAACAAAGATCGTATCAAGGCTGAATACGCCTTGCGCGGCATTCAGAAGCCTATTGGAATTTCCGACTATGAATTAGGACAAGCCTTGCCGAAAGACATCAGAGGTAGTCTGCCTACGATTGAAGAAATCGAGAAAGAATTAGGATTGAAGTAG